CCACGTGTTTGCCGTCATACATCCCGCTCAGGGAAATGTCAGTTCAGGTCTGCATGCGTTTCctttgcttctgtaacaaattacaacaaattaaggggcttaaaacaacatgaatCTATCATCTCaccagctctggaggccagaagtccaaactGGATCTTGTGGGCTGAAGTTGGGTGTTGGCAGTGCAGTGTCCTGTTTCCTggccttcccagcttccagaggtCACCCCATCTTGGCCTATGGTGCTGTCCCTCTACCTTCAAAGCCTGTCCTGTCTCTgattctttctcttctgcctccttttccACTTAGAAAGACCCCTTAGATAACACTGGGCCCTGTGATGGTGAATTCATGCCCACTTGGCTGGGCCACGGTGCCTAGACATTTGATCAACAATTATCCTGGCTGTTGCGGTTGGTGGATGTTGAGTACAGCAGATGCCCCCATAATGTGGGCAGTGCTCATCCGGTCAGCTGAAGGCTGCATGGGACAAAAGACTGACCTCTCTCAAGCAGGAGGGAGTTCTGCAGGAGACAGCCTCAGACATGAGCTGCTGCATGGGGTCTTCCCTGAGTCTGCAGCCTGCTGGCCCATCCTGGAGATTTTGGACTTGCtaccctccataattgcatgagccaatttcttaaaatcagtctctctctcagtctttctctctctctctctctttctctctatgtaTAATAGGATGTGCGTATGtgtatgattctgtttctctggagaaccatgactaatataggcccatctggataatccagggtaatctctaTCTCCAATTTGACTAATTAGCAAggttccatctgcaaccttaactATCCTTTGGCGTGTAATTCAAAATATTCACAGGCTCTGAGGATTATAGGTCTGgagacatggacatctttgggggctaCTATTCTGCAGACCACAATGTCTTTGGCCCCATTTTCCAAttagattttttggttttttttttttttttgactgttgagttttgagaatttaaaaaatacattctttttttttttttccatcagtaAATTTATTCCAACTAAgattcatgcacacacaccaaGCATATTATTTCCACACAAAAACCAGCATTGTCGTAAACATATTTAACACTTTGgccataaaactgaaaaatattttaaaaacctaaaaataaagtatttttagtcaccaaattctttaatatttgtAATCCATGCTTGTtcaatgataattttttaaatataattgtattgttcattatacatattcattatacttattacatatatttaaaacatctttgctgaaattttgttattcaaaaaataacttttcagtAACTTCAAAAATCCATCCACATGTACCTCCTATCAGAGCTATTGCAAAACCAAAATTGTTTGTTGAGTAGCAAGAGCTCAAGCCACACCATTCCTGATTACAGATATAACTGATATCCAGTTTTGTTAATAGGTCTTTCACTCCTTGTTCCTATTTTAAAATTCCAACCATCACTTCACTGATATCCCAGAGTTTTCTTGCAACAGAATCATCCAGAGCTTTGGGCAATAGTTCTTCCTCTTTACAATCTCCATAATACTTTCCTGACACACCTTCTACCTCAGGTGAAGAGGCTAAATAAATGGAAGTCTGGGCACCTTCTACTGGTGATTTGAAAAAAGCCCATGACACCAAGTTGAAAAGTGGTTTGACCAATAGTGGAATGTGTATGTGCCTCCCAAGGTTCGTCCGCACCATACCAGGATGTACTACGTTGACAGTAACGTTTGTGCCTTCTAAGCGGCGGGCTAGTTCTCTGGTAGAGAATATTAGCCAGTTTGCTCCGACTATAACCAAAGcttttattatagctttgttcACTGCTCAAGTCTTCAAAGTTGATGTCTCCATATTTATAAAGTTTGGACGACACTACCACCATCCTGCTGGGAGCTGAACTTTTGAGGAGTCCAAGAAGAAGACTGGTGAGCAGGAAGTGCCCCAGATGGTTCACGCCAAACTGCATCTCAAACGCATCTTCAGTCTTCATGTAAGGGCACTGGAAGATCCCTGCGTTATTAATCAAGACATCCAGCCTGGGCGCTTCCTGGAGCAGCTCCTGGCAGAAGGCGCGCACCGAGCGCAGCGAGGCGAGGTCCAGGTCCTTGACGACGAGCTCGCCCGCGCCGGCGGCGTCGGGGCCCAGCCCGGCCTCCCCGGCCTGGTCGAGCTCGCGGCGGAGCTGACCCGCGGCCTCCTCGGCGCGCGCGCGGTCCCGACAGCCCATGATGACCCGCGCCCCCAGGCGCAGCAGCTCGGCAGCCGTGGCGCGGCCCAGGCCGCTGTTCGCCCCCGTGATCAGCACGGTCTTCCCGTGCATGAGGCCCGGCTCCCCGCCTCCGTGCAGCCGCTGGACCCTGGGCCCTACGAACCTCTGGGCCGCCAGCCACAGCGTCCCACCCAGTACGGCCAGTAGTGCCGCTGCGGTGGCCACTGCCATAGCCGTCCGGGCCCGCAGGCCCACCGGCCCCTGCACAGGAGTTGCAGGGCCGCCGCCTGCCCGGAGCCCAGGCTGCCACCTGCACGCGAGGAACTCTGGGGCGCCTAAAAAATACATTCTAAATATGGGAGTTTGGTGGATATGtgatttgaaaatttgaaaataattcctcccaatctgtagcttgtcttttcatagTCTTTACAAGGTCTTTTGCAGAACAAAAgttaattttggtgaagtttaGTTTGTTGATTTTCCTTTCATGGCTTGGGCTTTTGGTGTCAAGTGTAAAAACTCTTCACCAAGCCCTAAGacctgaagattttctcctattatcttctaacaattttataattttacatttaaacctATGACCAATTTTGCGTTACTTTTTGCAAAGGTGTGAGATTTAgatcaaggttcatttttttgcctTTGGATTTCCAGTTGCCGTGGTACCATTTGCTGATAAGactcctcttcaataaattgcttttgcttttttgtcaAAACTCAGTTGGTTGTAATTGTGTGGGTCTATTCCTGCattctctgttttatttcattaatctaTGTGTCTACACCTCCACCATAACCACACTGTTCTGTTTACTGGAGTTATATAAAAGTCTTGAAAATTGGAAGAGAAATTACTTccactttagttttctttttcagaattgtttatCTATTCTAGTTTTTTTTGCCTTTCGCGTAGATTTTAGGATAATTTTGTCTATATCTGCAAAAAATTTTTGCTGAAATTTTGGTGGAAATTGTTTTAAACCTGCATATCAGTTTGGATAAAATTGTCAAAAAATTTTTGACATGAATTGATATAATCCTGTGATTCTTCCTGCGCTTGTTAattatggtgtattacattgagaaatttctattgtttttttttcccacttattttctgtcttctccattCTGCTATTGAGCTCATCTagagagtttttaaattttagatattatactttttagttctaaaatattCATTTGCTTCTTTATATTTCCCATTATTTGCTGAAACCTTTTATATCCTTGTTGAGGCTTCCCGgttcttcatttgtttcaaatgtGTTTGTAAGTGCTTgttaaagcatttttatgatcACTTCTTTAAAATACTTATCAGATGATTCTAACATCTGTGTTATTTCAGTGTTGGCAtctgttgaaaatcattttttgttcatttgagatttttctagttcttggtgTGAGTGATTTTTTGATGGAAATCTGGGGATTTGTGTATCATGTTATAAAACTCTAGGTCTTATTTAGATCTTGTCCTTTAGCGGGGGTCTCTGGTGCTGCTCCAATGGGCGAGGGCAGGTGTCATTCTGCTACTCTCATGATGGGGGTGGAAGTCCTGCCCCCACTGACACTGGGCAGGGAGGGGCTCCTTGGTACTGTTTGGTGGGGGAACAGAAGCACCTTGTCACTGCTCCCCAAGTGAGAACACAGGGGCAGTAGCCTCATTGCTGCTTAGTGATGGAGGGACCCACTCCCCTCTACCACCATTCCAGTGGGGTGGAGGTCCAGGCTCCCCCCTCAACTCATGATGATAGGGTGAGTACAGGGCCACCATTTTTTCTGTGGGTGGCTTTTCTGGGTTGCCAGCTTCTCTAGTGCCCAGCTGGGATACGCCAGGCTAAAGGAAAGCCCAGGGAGCTCCCTGCCATGCCATTTCTGGTTCTGAGGTCCCAGTTGgatgtctttttctctctgcatgtTAGAAATTTCTTAGGTTTGCTTCATATACAACATCCACGGCTTTTTGCTGTACTTAGTGAGAAGACCAGGGAAACAGACATTTACTGCAGTTTTCCTCAAGTGGAAGTCTACACATGCTCCTTAAGAAAACATCTGGGGGTGTGTTTCTGTATTTGGTCAAGCTTTGAAGGGGCAATTGCTCTGGGGTTAAGAGCTCAGCTTGGTCAGATCAGCTTGATTTAAGTCCTAGATCAGCCGCTGGCCAGCTGATGAGCTCAGCAAGTCTCTAACTCTCTGAGTCTTGCTGCCTAGACGTCACATGAGGACATCTAGAGAGCTCCCACTGGTGTGCAGAATTGGTTTGCACAGCAAACGTCTCCAAAACTCAATGGCCAtgggcatttatttttctgtatccgTGGGTCAGCGATTtcggctgggctcagctgggcaggtCTTCAAGGCCGCTGGGCTCAGCCAGCTATTATCATTCAGTCCTGTCTGTGGCCTGGGGCCCGGCAGGGGGACGGATGACCAGATCAGCTGTCTCTCCCCAGCAGCTCCTCCCGGCAGAGGCAGAAGAGGTGTGAGGGCTGGCAGGCCTACGCCCGCGGTGGTGCCCAGCCTCTGCTTGTGCCGTGTTTGCCAACAGGCCACAGTTCACACAGCCGAGTCCTGGGCTGAGGGTGGGGCCGAGCACCAGTCCCCCATGGGAGGACACAGGTCCCCCATGGGAGGACACAGGTCCcccatgggaggacacagcatGGGCACGGGGCCCCGAAGCTCTGCTCTCCCTGCACTGACCGCTTCACATAGTTGTGTCATGAGCAGATCTATCTGCTCAGTGGCTGCCACAAAATACACAGACGGGCTCCTTGGACAATAGACACtcatttcccacagttctggaacccggaagtccaaggtcaaggtgctagcagatttggtgtctgatgagggccacTTCCTGTCTTGCATATGGCACCTTCTCGCTATGTCCTCACACGGCAGAGAatgctctggtgtctcttcttatgaggGCACCAATCCCATCATGGAGCCCAACCCATGACTTCATCTAACTCTACTCCCCCCAGAGGCCCTCCTCCAAATGCCATCCCACTGGGGGTCAGGGCTCTATGCAATGAGTGATGCTGGTGAGAGTGACTTGCTTGCTAATTGTCCTGGCATCATGGCGCTAAGCTTTTTAACTGAGGCTGCTGACCACTCCCTCTGGTTTCAGCCTTTCATCTGACACCAGGAGCCAACACATCCCTTTGAGTGGATCCATGAAGCCTGGGGTCCCTCAGCACAGCAGTCGCTGACCTTGAACTTGGCTTCCACAGTGGACTCCCACCCTCCCCTGGCTCTGCCCCCTCTGCAGCTGTTCTGGTCTCAGCATCACTGGTGGCTCCTTGGTCAGGGCTcagccctcccacccctgcctccagGCCCAGACCCCTGCCCATATGCCTGCCCACGGCAGCTCCCTGGCCCCTCCCATCACCTGTCACTGGGAGGAACTGCGGGCTGGCTCTCATCCTAATGGCACTGTttgctttcttctgttttcatccAGGGCCCTGCTGACTGCACCTTGATTCTGACATGTTTAGGTCCCAGGGGAGACTCCATGCTGGCCAGATGCTGAGCTGGGTAGGGCTGGCAGGGTTTTTGGACTCTGGTAGGGAAGATTTGTTGGAGGCATTTTCAGCCACAGAATGAACTTGTGGAGTCACCAGTGCAAGACACTCCAGGGAGGTGCAGGCAGCTGGAGGTCTGCAGTCTGTCGGATAGAGCTTGCGGGGAGCAGGGCGGCTGCACAGGCTCAAATGGTTCAGGTTTCCAAGCCCATGAAACAAATTTCTGTGCCCAGAAAACGTAAGAAAAAATGGGAAGTTTCAAAGTGTTGGAATAGCAGGAGGAGCTGACCATTAGCCTTGTGCATCTTTATGTCTCCACACTCCCCAGTTAAAGATCGTTTTCAAAGCACATTTTCAGTTGTCTTCACTTATGAAAATATCCTGTAGACCCATAATTTGGCAATATACATATAACCAATTGCTTTAAAAACAGAAGTGATGCTGGCTATTATAATGTAAACTGTTTtctaaatgaaagaattaaaggaaTGTAATTGGAGAAGTATACAAACAGTGGTTAATATGCTGCTTCTTGCAAAGACATATTACAACTTATAATCTTCCTTCATGGGTGTATGTTGTCAGTGTTTAATCAGGCATGCGGATGTGTTCAGGTGCTAAGCCATCCTATTATCTGGAGATTGCACTATTATTTGCTGAGTTGTTTATGTTACATTGTCGCTGGCTCTCTGAGTTTCTTTCTCTCCAAGCTCCTCTTTGGTCTCTGCAATTTGCATAATTGTCTTCTTTACTTTTGTCTTTAGGAAGCTTTAAATAGAGATGCTGGGAACGATTCACTGTGTCAGAATCACAAAGTTCTGGTGCTTTACAGATTAATCCTAGAGACTTTATGCTGATGCTTCAAAAGGCAGAAGGGACCTAGTGCTAGCACGAGGGTCACAGAGGGGTTGTGCCCGTCCTACCTGGGAGGATCCACAAGAGTGGAGTCTGTGCAGACCGCCCTGCTGGTGACCAGCCAAGGGTGAGAAGTGCAGGCATGTCCTTGGGGACTTCAACCTTCACCTCAGTGAGCCACACATCTCTGCGTTTCAGGGATCCCTGTACTGGGAATTCCACGGGTTGGTTACAAAAGTGAAATGCCAAAGCGGTGTGCCATCTCTTCAGGGAAAGCAACAGTGGAAGGTTTGCCTGAGTAGGGAGATCCTCTTACAACATTTCttcacccaccacccaccacttattcattcattttccttgTCATCTTGTGGAGTATGTCTTCTGAGAGGATCAGGTTTCTATGTTGCTGTAACAGGAAATCAGACTAGTTATACATTTCTTCAGGCAATAAAATCCAATCTCTGGGCTGTGGCTGGCCAGGTTGGGCACCTGGCTGTGAAACCAGAGCACCACATGGCAGAGCTCCTCAAGACCACCAAGGCTGGCCTGGGAGGTCTGGGCAGGTGAGTTCACCAAGTCCAGTTCCGattttcagggtcttttttgtattagttttttGAATTCAAATAAGGAACCCAATGTtgctttaagaaataattttggcAAAATCAAATACAGTATACAAAATGCGTTGGGCGAGGATATAATCACCTATGATGAAAGATGGAAAGTTGCCTGCGTAGAATTAATGGAAAACTAGGAGGAGAAAAATGACCTAGGCTCAGATGTTGTGCTGGAGATGTTAGCCCCAGCCTACCTCACATTTGCAAAAGCTATCACTGCGCAGTAGGAACTCTGTTAGCAAAGCTtaaattcagttttgttttttttaaagaacatcatTGATCGGAGAAACAAATAGGACAAGATGTTTTCTAGTAGTGCTTCCACCAACATGCCTGTTTGCCCAAGTCTGACGACTGTTATTCCAGAACCACAGCTACGGAAGCACACAGTGTGGCCCAACGCTGCGACGTTCTTTGTAGAGTACAGCCATATGATCAGTTGTCAATCCTACAATTATTGGAGCTAAGAGTGACTGAGAATTCACACTGGGAATCCTAAAGGTCTGGGTTACATGGTCATCTTTAAGACTCTAAAATCAGGACTTGAAATAAATCAACTGTGTTCACACCGTGGCTCTAACAACTGTACATATTGAACAGTATGggaatgtttttatcttttttctgatACTCGACATTTCAATTGCTCACCACTGTTTCAAGCAGACCTGGGTGGAAGTTCCTCCAGGTGAACTTCTACATCGTGGTCATGCAGACGAGGCTCAGAGAGAGCCCtagaagagcagagcagagagaggcagcTGCGGGCTCCTCTCACCCCAGTGGTTTGCTCCGGGAGAGGAGATGGTGTTGGCTGgtgacaaagaagagaaaatcgGTGCTACACCCCGTAGTTAACGTGACAACCTGCTGCTAAGGAGCACCAATGTCACCCACTTGAGAATGTCAGTTGTTTTATACTTAGCCCTGTGGTGTAGGATTAGCTTCACGCTCAAGTGAATTAGTCAAGgttctttaaaaatcagaacaaaagTGCTAGGAAATGTGTGCAGCTATGAAGACACTGAACGTGTACACACCTGTTCAGATAATCTATAATTAACTTACAGGAATTTTTGGCTGGAACATGTGAACTGgcagtgaaattttattttacatttggtGAGACCTTCGCCTTAACATGGAACATATTTTTAACCTAGAATCATTCTTGGAGAAATATCAAAGTCATGCCAGATCAATCGCAGTTCTTAGGGCACAGAAATCCCAATTTCCCCAGGAAGAATGTCACTTTCAAAACAGAATTAAGGAATCTATTTCAAAACACACAGATCCAGTAGTTtgtttcacacacatacacacacacacacacacacacaaacttacatatacacacaccacacacatacacacaaatacacacccaCATGTGtaagcacacacatatacacataccacacacacacaccacacacatacatatatatgcatcacacacacacagatacataggCACATGGacactcacatatacacacatacacacatatacacaacacACACGTATGCCCACTtagacacatacacatatacggacatccatatacagacatatacacacaccacacacacacacacacacatagacatatgcacacatattcacatacacacataccacatatacacagacacatatgtaaatgcacacatacacacacatgcacacagacacacatttatatgcatacacataacacgcacacacacacatacacatgcatagacacatagacacacacgaacatgcacatatacatacatacacacatgcacacacacacacacacacacatacacatacacactttttctctgttttaaccCCCAAATCTCTATATGTTTTGTCTCCTTTCTCGTGCATTTTCCCAAGCTCTCTTTTCTACTCTCATTTAGGTAAGTGCATCCTAGCACTCTGAGGTTCCAGAAAAGATGTAGAATTTGccagcttttcttaaaaaaataagataaaaaaatctttctgtcatttaaatattctgtagattgggttgcttgttttcttcttgtaaagttgtttgagttccttatatattctggatattaatcctttgtcagatgtacattttgcaaatattttctcccactctgttggttgtcttttaactctgttaattgtttcttttgctgtgcagaagctttttagtttgatataatcccatttgtttatttttcctttggttgcccgtgcttttggggtcgtattcatgaagtctgtgcccagtcctatttcctgaagtgtttctcctatgttttctttaagaagttttattgtttcagggtgtatatttaaatccttaatccactctatggaaaatggtatggaggttcctcaaacaattgcagatagatctaccatacgacccagctatcccactgttgggaatatacccagaggaatggaaatcatcaagtcgaaggtatacctgttccccaatgttcatcgcagcactctttacaatagccaagagttggaaccagcccaaatgtacatcatcagatgagtggatatggaaaatgtggtacatctacacaatggaatactactcagctataaaaacgaatgaaatactgccatttgcaacaacatggatggaccttgagagaattatattaagtgaaacaagtcaggcacagaaagagaaataccacatgttctcactcattggtgggagctaaaaattaatatataaattcacacacacacacacacacacacacacacacacacacacacacacacacacacaaactggggggggggagaagatataacaaccacaactacttgaagttgatacgacaagcaaacagaaaggacattgttgggggagaggggggagggggggagggagaagggagggaggttttggtgatggggagcaataatcagccacaatgtatatcgacaaaataaaacttaataaaaaaaaaattaaaaaaaaaatttttaaaaggaaaaaaaaaaatgccaaagcaaggttattaaaaaaaaaaaaaaaaattctgtagatAAGGTCAACTTAGCGAAAACATCTCACTCTGACTACTGTTACATTTTGGGATGAATGAGTGAAAACTGTGTTCCCACTGGCTGGCTTTCCTAAGGGGATGCTGATAGCCTTCGAGCAACTTCTGGGTTTCCTGTTTCCGCAGCACTGCAATCGCACACCCCAGCACCCACTCACCAAAGCTTACGCCTCCTTTTAAGTAAGAACTCACATTTCCTGTAACAATGCAGAATAAACAGAAGCCTACAGCTGTGGGGCCTGGAGAGAGGGTGGGAGTGAGGTTGTGTGTTGACTGGTGAATGCTCAGAACAGAGTGTCAGATGTGCTGTctttcctgggctccagctgaCCACTGTGGGCACTCAGCAGGGATCTGCAGTTTGCAGAGCCAACCACAGATGTCGACACAGTACGCAGCTCCGAGAGCCGAAGGCCCAAAGAAGCCTTCCTATTGGCGCAGAGGGCTGAATTTTTACCATTAGAGagttttttctttgcttaaaatattatgttattgaaataccatttaaaaatgaaatacttttggGAGGGATAACACGTTAATAATTTACCAGACACTGATGCCCAAGAGCTAATTATGTAGGAAATGGCTTTTCAAGTGGAATAGAGGGTTGGCACATCTGAGGGCTTAGGACAGGGAGACTGGCAAAGGTGGCTGACTGGTCTCCACCTGAGCTGCTTTGCCAGACAAACACCTGGAGTTGTTGGAGTGGTTGTgcttggagggagggaggaagggctggCTCCGCAAGGACATCTTCCACCGGATTCTCACTGTGCTGCAGATCTTTCTTGTGTATCCCACGGCTTCATTGAGACTGTGATGCACTTAAAACTCCTGTCCATGTGAGTGCTGCCATAATCTGAGCTGGGAAGCACCGAGAGGCCGCGGTGCAGCGTCTATTTCCATTTGAAATCGAATGCTTACAAttctgaattttctaattttgttatctCGTTGTTTTGGAGGTGAATGGGCCAAAATTGTAATTCCATTTTAATAGATCTGTCATTTACCTCTGCTCATCGAAGCACTTCATTACATtagcatacctgaaactggaaGGCAGAGCTGTCCTGGAGTCTCCAGGTGGTCCAGGGTTCAATG
Above is a genomic segment from Cynocephalus volans isolate mCynVol1 chromosome 7, mCynVol1.pri, whole genome shotgun sequence containing:
- the LOC134382653 gene encoding LOW QUALITY PROTEIN: retinol dehydrogenase 14-like (The sequence of the model RefSeq protein was modified relative to this genomic sequence to represent the inferred CDS: inserted 2 bases in 1 codon), with the protein product MAVATAAALLAVLGGTLWLAAQRFVGPRVQRLHGGGEPGLMHGKTVLITGANSGLGRATAAELLRLGARVIMGCRDRARAEEAAGQLRRELDQAGEAGLGPDAAGAGELVVKDLDLASLRSVRAFCQELLQEAPRLDVLINNAGIFQCPYMKTEDAFEMQFGVNHLGHFLLTSLLLGLLKSSAPSRMVVVSSKLYKYGDINFEDLSSEQSYNKSFGYSRSKLANILXTRELARRLEGTNVTVNVVHPGMVRTNLGRHIHIPLLVKPLFNLVSWAFFKSPVEGAQTSIYLASSPEVEGVSGKYYGDCKEEELLPKALDDSVARKLWDISEVMVGILK